A window of Festucalex cinctus isolate MCC-2025b chromosome 6, RoL_Fcin_1.0, whole genome shotgun sequence contains these coding sequences:
- the spock3 gene encoding testican-3 → MLSVALLCVCAVALGRVSARSDSGNFLDDKWLAGRWDKFRDEPGTWTPAKPFDQGLDPTKDPCLKIKCGRHKVCVAEDYKTATCISQRRVSFKDPSLYQSPGSKCKPCPVVHPSPVCGTDGHTYSTKCKLDYQACITGKKIAVKCPGMCPCPAQPEDSSVERKVCSESELKEVVGRLRDWFRVLHDNGNHKRDKIQKNKFEIGASPICKDPLGWMFSRLDTNFDLQLDQSEIKSLYLDKNEPCSDAFFKSCDTHTDKIISSSEWCTCFQRYTDSPCKAELSSIGKKQVGKKLLGQYLPSCDEDGYYRSHQCHSSRGQCWCVDRYGNELAGSRTHGPADCGVILESSGDLGSGDSLITEDDEDSFVLSEQAGMDDEDDDEDDDDEYLS, encoded by the exons ATGCTGAGCGTCGCCTTGCTGTGCGTGTGCGCCGTCGCCCTCGGACGCGTGTCGGCTCGTTCCGACAGCGGCAATTTTTTGGATGATAAGTGGCTCGCTGGAAGATGGGATAAATTCAGAGAT GAGCCGGGAACATGGACGCCAGCCAAGCCCTTTGATCAAG GCCTTGATCCCACCAAAGACCCATGTCTGAAGATCAAATGTGGCCGCCACAAGGTGTGTGTGGCCGAGGACTACAAAACAGCCACTTGTATCAGCCAGAGGAGGGTTAG CTTTAAAGACCCCAGTTTGTACCAGAGTCCCGGCTCAAAGTGCAAACCTTGCCCCGTGGTCCACCCTTCCCCTGTTTGTGGAACCGACGGCCACACCTACTCGACCAAG TGCAAGTTAGACTACCAGGCATGCATCACTGGCAAGAAGATTGCTGTCAAGTGCCCTGGCATGTGTCCTTGCCCCGCTCAGCCTGAAGACAGCTCCGTAGAGAGGAAAG TGTGCAGCGAGTCTGAACTCAAGGAGGTGGTGGGGCGACTCAGAGACTGGTTTAGAGTGCTACATGACAACGGCAACCACAAGAGAGACAAGATCCAGAAGAACA AATTTGAAATCGGGGCATCGCCTATATGCAAAGATCCTCTCGGATGGATGTTCTCCCGCCTGGACACGAACTTTGACCTCCAACTGGACCAATCAGAGATCAAGAGCCTCTACCTGGACAAGAACGAGCCGTGCTCCGACGCATTCTTCAAGTCATGCGATACGCACACCGACAAAATTATTTCCAGCTCCGAGTGGTGCACCTGTTTCCAGAGGTACACAG ACTCCCCTTGCAAAGCTGAGCTGTCATCCATCGGCAAGAAGCAAGTGGGGAAAAAGTTGCTCG GCCAGTATCTGCCCTCTTGCGACGAGGACGGCTACTATCGCTCGCACCAGTGCCACAGCAGCAGAGGCCAGTGCTGGTGTGTGGATCGCTATGGCAACGAGCTGGCCGGCTCGCGCACCCACGGCCCGGCTGACTGCG GCGTGATTTTAGAATCTTCAGGAGATCTCGGTAGCGGAGACTCATTGATCACCGAAGACGACGAAGATTCCTTCGTCCTCAGTGAGCAGGCCGGGATGGACGAtgaggacgacgacgaggatGACGACGATGAATACCTGTCGTAA